A part of Biomphalaria glabrata chromosome 3, xgBioGlab47.1, whole genome shotgun sequence genomic DNA contains:
- the LOC106060266 gene encoding uncharacterized protein LOC106060266 isoform X4 — translation MDEDSDVDKDLDSSLLADLHHGLDSSVDDCSSVFDKEEFMALKGAQKVEENQTEGLAMDQIAMLQEMVQEMKKGFQSAVEELGKIQAKEEHDSARGKQQQQLENLTETLQEIKSQLSVLTKDVDLIKDEQKLIKEQLEEVRSNRGSSLDRRSQSDSESHQVIPIPDSELLPEEWNYKISDFPAVEDAKQTLDTSDEARTSNDSEVTSVACKSLSLTQALAEKCLRLNHMESSDEEERSTNRRVSHYTPKLSHLLLQEAANRRHSMPVVPTPENTTRDVVNAGKRQKTVKDLADSERDYCSKLWSLLNNYLTPLQSGGFFSAKELDVLIPQYMEQLYVEHCHICTGLQERLVHWTHMGTIADLFTRVTDLNSLDSILPFYQVYAEDLPTAITCLKRALLQSSEFKDFLRAIKHSSCASEDLMALIMSPVQHMPRFLLQLQQILRYTPTTHLDYPLLQTSLQRLRTFVDQLNKDVSSAMQVLSQENSLRLNGNEFQGSQLDTSLHLVTSEEDNITSARALSKSTLSHVQSEWLDDVYSHRSLQQFEDTRHHMMRPLSGHTNTLSQPDLTNINGYPQEMSGLAHFPRSQSSIPSTAVNEGLGERQYRHYKIKKVQKSPGRAHSQDYILASQSPRARPSSAIDFIGHGPQQYHYNHLTKRLYPGPLPRPHSAMGPMGMPVIDGQHRPTIISRKHLRRSQPLGSIILADVEREVVMEMACAAVSTMSRSDIPSGITNQKADNFKSTESIEGKWNKEEMAFEIKTRKDQGSSTSSPIKVSKLFHSQPKVAKILSRAGKDCCELSKDEFQQFQTSLDSARPQEPSPNNSAVCTPYTVSSQAMKGNVADRNTVQFQDVIEKQIMSQTTEVALLNKDKTLFPSDQSYSDGTIINMNKFLPPKTGQVKEISGRVKGKMRDSKSQTGESDTLLIRKFEKDQQHTASELDSRKSEKQAFKTSIFLCHKCQIGDNEQNKCTSGSGIVLSNSSNISEKHVIEKCKVCGSYWQNKDSPQTDANREYNGVDAKMNIDVPHTASEDLSCAECLKPCSNAIQSYEQSLSSQLKACQDLERQILDSEKCFKLSPSQSTSFVSKSLISSHSQHQGKGDTGIEGILNTRHEKNDHISSNNFIRIDKHDQVASNKSQKSNSGDHISNINSTKSDKNDNISGNNSSRNDTLDLVSGNNSSKSSENKITKSFFKLFLPSKSDSNSKSPKSDSNSKSLKSDSNSKSNSYGSNQVAEDPTLKTSKTSVSSAVTAPLSNIDQHISKTQISQEISSNKNGESFHLKKVKSKRKDKTKQQAVDKSEDVETLDVSKHYILKGKDFDHHYTLYYDEETAVNGDGSPGQTPPTKYKNSDNSLHSCSKKEIYRHYLKTRPANDVFRKRYKQHKSQLHFTNSNSEEHALAYRKDFPDKNLKHERSENVLQSYRQKVLPAYSDAIPLRENVLLSSCNAADTSCWSNIRPISRQCCSLEESSSPHPLLSSSFLHQSNLSKIESDRKSQDLKDSVTCDIDGQKHSTGIPVMPIILPVVGYRDGQRNTLFNFWPSYMSRTQASSGSNGHNKSDEGTPAEDALKESESEETSVKQDSTSSQLVATSACEESNSYKPRRSHLLTLSVREVKEETLPAGAVEQEDIPEQHNLTSKQDMAAKNDNLTEQSVVQFSGNLTSPNVNNKTALVATKGSASLSHGNTKEAQVSKDDLNDVESGKNDHRARFTSAFPKMYSNQSHQDKPMPVNTKQFILRTSSPCELATNPSLNQFAICNENPLLDSALFSSQYPCKNLEPSARIKPEKRSKNKVMVNIGSNDGLTTLIDHSLATHEPQARSGKHEHRYHLEGVVMRSDHKSRHARPSTAEMFRGGFNHNIPPQPYLMNRPISHPHVDSTLHHGSAIKHGTKHWSVHADLPRTSPNHLVSHKSSKTLKNDLSFRNSFFGDPKRNSPSSQSSYSVQSEGSQKTNLSKSPNHTAGEVTQVNVHATPDLLPPDSHLKDEPCCKLKDKSTKQSQSLFTRLTQSSLSFFSRDPKPNNAPK, via the exons gaGCCCAGAAGGTGGAGGAGAATCAGACGGAAGGATTAGCAATGGATCAAATAGCAATG ctCCAAGAGATGGTCCAGGAGATGAAGAAAGGCTTCCAGTCTGCTGTTGAGGAGCTGGGTAAGATTCAGGCTAAAGAAGAACATGATTCTGCCAGAGGGAAGCAGCAGCAGCAGTTGGAGAACCTGACTGAGACTTTACAGGAAATCAAG TCTCAGCTGAGTGTTCTGACCAAAGATGTGGACCTCATCAAAGACGAGCAGAAGTTGATTAAGGAACAGTTGGAAGAAGTCAGATCCAATAGAGGCAGTTCCCTAGACAGAAGATCTCAGAGTGACTCTGAAAG CCACCAGGTTATTCCCATACCTGATTCAGAGCTGTTACCAGAAGAATGGAATTACAAAATCTCAGATTTTCCAGCTGTTGAGGATGCTAAGCAGACGCTGGATACTTCCGATGAGGCTCGAACTAGCAATg ATTCAGAAGTGACCTCTGTGGCCTGTAAAAGTTTAAGCCTAACTCAAGCTCTGGCTGAAAAATGTCTTCGCCTGAACCATATGGAATCCAGTGATGAGGAAGAACGTTCCACCAACAGACGAGTGTCCCACTACACACCAAAGCTCTCACATCTTTTATTACAGGAAGCAGCCAACCGACGCCACAGTATGCCAGTTGTCCCAACACCAGAGAACACTACTAGAGATGTTGTTAATGCAG GTAAGAGACAGAAAACTGTCAAAGATTTGGCAGACTCTGAAAGAGACTACTGTTCAAAACTCTGGTCACTGCTCAACAACTACCTGACTCCTCTTCAATCTGGGGGTTTCTTTAGTGCCAAGGAACTTGATGTGTTGATTCCACAGTACATGGAACAGCTTTATGTTGAGCACTGTCACATCTGCACTGGCCTGCAAGAACGTTTGGTGCATTGGACACACATGGGCACTATAGCTGACCTGTTCACTAGGGTTACAGATTTAAATAGCCTT GATTCTATTTTACCTTTTTACCAAGTGTATGCTGAAGATTTACCCACTGCCATTACCTGTTTAAAGAGAGCTTTACTACAGTCTTCTGAGTTTAAGGATTTCTTGAGG GCAATCAAACACAGTAGCTGTGCAAGTGAAGATTTAATGGCATTGATTATGTCCCCTGTTCAACACATGCccagatttttattacagttgCAG CAAATACTGAGATATACCCCAACAACACACCTAGACTACCCACTACTTCAGACGTCACTCCAAAGATTGAGAACCTTTGTTGATCAGTTGAATAAAGATGTGTCCAGTGCAATGCAAGTTTTGTCCCAAGAAAATAGTTTAAG GCTGAATGGGAATGAATTCCAAGGATCTCAACTAGATACCAGCTTACACTTGGTCACCAGTGAAGAAGACAATATTACTTCTGCCAGAGCTTTGTCCAAGTCTACTCTTAG CCATGTACAGTCAGAGTGGTTAGATGATGTCTACAGTCATAGGTCACTGCAACAATTTGAAGATACAAGGCACCACATGATGCGTCCTCTGTCTGGTCACACTAATACACTCAGCCAACCAGATCTGACCAATATAAATGGCTACCCCCAAGAAATGTCTGGCTTAGCTCATTTTCCAAGAAGTCAGTCATCTATACCCTCAACTGCTGTCAATGAGGGACTTGGGGAAAGGCAATACAGACACTATAag ATTAAGAAAGTTCAAAAATCTCCTGGCCGAGCCCACTCTCAGGATTACATTCTGGCATCACAGTCTCCTAGAGCACGTCCATCATCTGCTATTGATTTCATTGGCCATGGTCCACAACAGTATCACTACAACCATCTCACTAAGAGGCTGTATCCTGGTCCACTGCCCAGACCACACTCAGCTATGGGACCCATGGGTATGCCCGTCATCGATGGCCAACACAGGCCCACTATCATAAGCAGAAAACACTTGAGGAGATCCCAGCCTTT AGGTAGTATAATATTGGCAGATGTTGAAAGAGAAGTTGTTATGGAAATGGCCTGTGCTGCTGTGTCAACTATGAGCAGATCTGACATACCCAGTGGGATTACCAACCAGAAAGCAGACAATTTTAAATCTACTGAAAGCATTGAGGGAAAGTGGAATAAAGAAGAAATggcttttgaaataaaaactagaaaagatcaAGGCAGCAGTACATCTAGCCCAATTAAAGTGTCCAAACTTTTCCACAGCCAGCCAAAAGTAGCCAAAATCCTGTCCAGAGCTGGTAAGGATTGTTGTGAATTGAGCAAGGATGAATTTCAACAGTTTCAGACTTCATTGGACTCAGCTAGACCACAGGAACCATCTCCAAATAATTCAGCAGTTTGCACACCGTATACAGTTAGTTCACAGGCTATGAAAGGCAACGTTGCTGATAGAAACACTGTTCAATTTCAAGATGTCATTGAGAAGCAAATTATGTCACAGACAACAGAAGTAGCTCTGctaaataaagataaaacacTTTTCCCTAGTGACCAATCTTATTCGGATGGGACTATCATTAACATGAACAAGTTTCTTCCACCTAAAACAGGACAGGTTAAAGAGATATCTGGGAGAGTCAAGGGCAAGATGAGAGACAGTAAGTCTCAAACTGGGGAATCTGATACCTTGCTGATCAGAAAATTCGAAAAAGACCAACAGCACACTGCTTCGGAGCTTGATTCCAGGAAGAGTGAAAAACAAGCCTTCAAAACTAGCATTTTCCTTTGCCACAAATGTCAGATTGGTGACaatgaacaaaacaaatgtaCCTCAGGCAGTGGCATTGTTTTGTCAAATAGTAGCAACATTTCTGAAAAGCATGTGATAGAGAAGTGTAAAGTGTGTGGCTCCTATTGGCAAAACAAAGATAGTCCTCAAACTGATGCCAACAGAGAATATAATGGAGTGGATGCTAAAATGAATATAGATGTGCCTCACACTGCATCTGAGGACCTGAGCTGTGCTGAATGTTTAAAACCATGTTCTAATGCCATTCAAAGTTATGAACAAAGTCTCAGTTCTCAACTCAAAGCATGTCAAGATTTAGAACGTCAAATCCTTGACtctgaaaaatgttttaaattgtccCCCAGTCAAAGCACTTCTTTTGTCAGTAAATCTCTCATTTCAAGCCACTCACAGCATCAAGGCAAAGGGGATACAGGAATTGAAGGAATTCTAAATACAAGACATGAAAAAAATGACCACATCTCTAGCAATAATTTCATTAGAATTGACAAACATGATCAGGTGGCTAGCAATAAATCACAGAAAAGTAATTCAGGTGATCACATTTCAAACATAAATTCCACAAAAAGTGACAAAAATGACAATATTTCTGGAAATAATTCTTCAAGAAATGACACATTAGATCTGGTGTCTGGCAATAATTCCTCTAAGagttctgaaaataaaataacaaaatcatTCTTCAAATTGTTCCTCCCATCCAAGAGTGATTCAAACTCCAAAAGTCCCAAAAGTGATTCAAACTCCAAAAGTCTCAAGAGTGATTCAAACTCTAAAAGTAACTCCTATGGCTCTAATCAAGTAGCTGAAGATCCAACTCTGAAAACATCTAAAACTTCTGTTTCTTCTGCTGTAACTGCTCCCTTATCAAATATAGACCAACACATTTCTAAAACTCAAATTTCACAAGAAATCTCATCTAACAAAAACGGAGAATCATTTCATCTGAAAAAAGTCAAGTCTAAAAGgaaagataaaacaaaacagcaaGCTGTGGATAAGTCAGAGGATGTGGAAACACTTGACGTGTCCAAGCACTATATATTGAAAGGCAAAGACTTTGACCATCATTATACTTTGTACTATGATGAAGAGACTGCAGTTAATGGAGATGGCTCTCCTGGTCAGACTCCACCAACAAAATATAAGAATTCTGACAATTCTTTACATTCATGTTCGAAAAAAGAAATCTATCGCCACTACCTTAAAACACGACCAGCGAATGATGTTTTCAGGAAAAGATACAAGCAGCACAAAAGTCAGTTGCATTTTACCAACTCTAATAGTGAAGAGCATGCCCTGGCCTACAGAAAAGATTTTCCTGACAAAAATCTGAAACATGAAAGGTCAGAAAATGTCTTGCAATCTTACAGGCAGAAAGTTTTGCCAGCATATAGTGATGCTATCCCCTTGAGAGAGAATGTACTTTTGAGTTCCTGCAATGCAGCAGACACTTCTTGTTGGTCTAACATAAGACCCATTTCTAGGCAGTGTTGCTCTTTAGAGGAGTCTTCCTCTCCACATCCCCTTCTATCATCTAGCTTCCTGCATCAAAGTAATCTTTCCAAAATTGAGTCAGATAGAAAATCCCAGGACTTAAAGGACAGTGTCACCTGTGACATTGATGGTCAGAAACACTCCACTGGAATACCAGTAATGCCTATCATTTTACCAGTTGTAGGTTATCGAGATGGGCAAAGAAATACTTTGTTTAACTTTTGGCCATCCTATATGTCCAGAACACAAGCCAGCTCTGGATCCAATGGTCATAATAAGAGTGACGAAGGCACCCCTGCAGAAGATGCTCTGAAAGAGTCTGAGTCTGAAGAGACATCAGTGAAACAGGATTCCACATCCTCTCAGCTAGTTGCAACAAGTGCATGTGAAGAAAGCAACAGCTACAAGCCCAGGAGGTCACATCTATTAACACTCAGTGTCAGGGAAGTTAAAGAGGAAACTCTGCCAGCAGGTGCTGTCGAGCAAGAAGACATTCCTGAACAGCACAACTTGACCAGCAAACAAGATATGGCTGCCAAAAATGATAATCTAACTGAGCAGTCGGTAGTTCAGTTTTCTGGCAATTTAACATCCCCTAATGTAAACAATAAGACAGCACTTGTAGCAACAAAAGGTTCTGCTTCTCTCAGCCATGGCAATACAAAAGAAGCTCAGGTTTCTAAAGATGATCTCAATGATGTGGAGAGTGGCAAAAATGATCACAGGGCAAGGTTTACATCTGCCTTTCCAAAAATGTACTCAAACCAATCCCACCAAGACAAACCAATGCCTGTTAATactaaacaatttattttaagaacCAGTTCACCCTGTGAGCTTGCAACAAATCCCTCTTTGAATCAGTTTGCCATCTGTAATGAAAATCCTCTTTTAGATTCAGCCTTATTCAGTAGTCAGTACCCATGCAAAAACCTGGAGCCTTCAGCAAGAATAAAACCAGAGAAACGAAGTAAAAATAAGGTCATGGTCAACATAGGTAGCAATGATGGCTTGACTACTTTGATTGACCACTCCCTTGCTACACATGAGCCTCAAGCCCGCTCAGGTAAACATGAGCACAGGTATCACTTGGAAGGGGTGGTGATGAGATCTGATCATAAAAGTCGACATGCTAGACCCAGCACTGCTGAAATGTTCAGAGGTGGTTTCAATCACAACATACCTCCCCAGCCTTATCTGATGAACAGGCCCATCTCACATCCTCATGTTGACAGCACCTTACATCATGGTAGCGCTATCAAACATGGAACAAAGCATTGGTCAGTGCATGCTGACCTCCCAAGGACCTCACCGAACCATTTGGTTAGCCACAAGTCCAGTAAGACTCTCAAAAATGACCTTTCTTTCAGGAACTCTTTTTTTGGAGATCCCAAAAGAAACTCCCCATCCTCACAGAGCTCTTATAGTGTTCAAAGTGAAGGATCCCAGAAAACCAACTTAAGTAAGTCCCCAAATCACACAGCTGGCGAGGTAACTCAGGTCAATGTTCATGCTACTCCAGATTTACTTCCCCCTGACAGTCACTTGAAAGATGAGCCATGTTGTAAACTCAAGGACAAGTCTACAAAACAATCCCAGTCACTATTTACTAGACTAACCCAGTCttctttgtctttcttctcTAGGGACCCAAAACCAAACAATGCACCAAAATAA